The Gemmatimonadaceae bacterium genomic sequence GGAATCCGCCGCTGGAGAACGCTCCGCTTCCGCAGGGAGAGCTCGATGCCCGATCCGGCGACGTGACGCCCACGTGTTCTGGATCCTGACGTACCAAAGGAACCGACTCGGGCAGTGAAGCAGCCCCGGCCGATGCGGCCGGGGCTGCTTCGTTTGGTCCGTTGGGCCTGCCCGTTGCGCTCTGGACCCCGAGGCCGCATTGTCATGCTGGAGCCCGCTCGGAGTTCCGAATGTCTGCGGCCGGGTCAAAGGTGCCGGGTGCCTTGCGTCGCGCGTCCATCGCCGCGCTCGCGGGCGCGTGCCTAACGCTGAACGCCGGCTGTACGCATCACGAGCCGACGTCGGGCGTCGCCGTGCGGTCCAGCGACACGAGTCCCATCACATCCAAGGAGTTGCGGACCGTCGACGATCGTGACGCCTACACCGCCATCTCGCTGCTCCGCCCGTCGCTGCTCAAGAGCCGCGGCTACACGAGCATCCTGCTCGACACGCCCGACCAGCCCGAAGTCTTCGTCGACGGGATGTACTACGGCACGTTCGACACGCTGCGTCAGCTGCCGGTGCACGAGCTCGAGGAAATTCGTTTCCTCGACGTCGGCGACGCGACGATCCGTTACGGCATGGGGCATCCGTCGGGCATCATCGACATCACGTCGATCCACTGACCGTCGGTCAGCCCGAGATCCACGACGCGATGAGTGCGACGGCCGCGGCGGACATGAGCACCGCGACGAGGCCGCCGAGCGCATTCAGGCCCCAGCCGTTGCGATGCTCGCGCATCACCGCGCGGTTGTTGCAGATCATCAGAATCACGATGACGAGCGGCGGCGCGAGCAGGCCGTTCACCACGGCCGACCAGACCAGTAATCGCATCGCGTTCAAGCGCGCGAAGGCGAGCACCATGCCCAACAGCATCGCGGCGGCCATCACGGCGTAGAACGGGCCGGCGCTGCGCGGCGTCTCGTCCATCCCGGTCCGCCACAGGGCGGCTTCGCCTAACGCATACGCCGCCGATCCCGCGAGCACCGGGACGCCGAGCAGTCCGGTGCCGACGATGCCGGCGGCGAACAGCACGGCGGCGCCCGAGCCGGCGAACGGGCGCAGCGCCGCCGCCGCTTCCGACGCGGTGTTGATCACCGGATGCGTCGCGTGCAGCGTCGCGCCGGTGGTCAGGATGATGAAGTACATGATGGCCTGCGACACGAACATGCCGGCGCGGACATCGCGGGTGGCGCCCTCGAGCGACCGGTGCACCGCCCACCGCGGCCGGCGCCGCCCCACGTTAGGCGACGCGTGCTCCTCCTGCTCCGCGTTCTGCGCGGCCTGCCAGAAGAAGAGATACGGCGAGATGGTGGTGCCGAGGATCGCCACGATCATGAGCAGATAATCGTGGTCCAACGCGAACCGCGGCAGAAACGTGCCCGCCGCCACGGCGCTCCAATGCGGCCGCGCAAAAAACGCCGCTGCCACGTACGCGAACAACACTACCGTGAGCCACTTGAAGATCTGCGTCATGCGTGTGTACGACGCGAACACCAGCAGCGCGAGGATGAGCACCGTGAAGAGCGGCACGAACCACATCGCGCTCACGCCCGTCAGCAGCGCCGCCGATGCACCCATGCCGCCCAGATCCGCGGCGATGTTGATCGTGTTGCCGGCGAAGAGAAGCAGACACACCAGCCACAGGAGCCAGCGCGAGTAATGGGTGCGCAGCACGCTCGCCAGGCCGCGTTCGGCCACCACACCAACGCGCGCGCACATTGTCTGTACCGCCGCCATGAGCGGCATGCATAGAATGGCGGTCCATAGCAGGCCGTAGCCGAATGTGGCGCCGGCCTGTGAGTATGTCGCGATACCGGATGGATCGTCGTCGGCCGCGCCGGTAATCAGCCCGGGCCCGAGCTCGCGCACCCATCCCGCGAATCCCCGTTGCTTTCGTACGCGCGCATCCGCCGCGCGCGTCACCGCGATCGGTCGGTCGTGCGCGCGGCCACGCGACGCCACACGCACGACCGCTGGGTTAGACGACTGGCCGGCGGCCGGTCGCCAGGCGCACGATCAGGAGAATGACCGCGATCACGAGCAGGAGGTGAATCAGGCCGCCCGCCACGTGAAACACGCCGAAGCCGAGTATCCAGAGAATGAAGAGAATCACGATCAGCGTCCAAAGCATGGCATCCTCCAATGGCGAAGTGCCTCGCCTTGACCGCCGGCGAGTGCTCGGCAGAAAAGCAACTGTCGTGCCCGTGTCTGTGGTCAACAGAGTTGAACGTGACGCGAAGCGTGCGCGGCTGCACGCTGTCAGCGATTAGACGGTTCTGACCAGCGTCCGGAACACGATATGCAAACCCGGCCCCGCACTCTGGAATCGCGCCGACATCGCGTGCGCGACACCGGTGGCAGTTGGACGCGCGGACCGTCCGCGCATACGCGGAGGGATCGGGATGTCGAGGCAGGGCAATCGATGCGCCGGCTCGTGGATCGCAGTCGTTGCACTCGCAGCAGCCGTTGCCGCCTGCCGCGGCGAACATGCTCCGATGGCGATGGCCGCAACAGGTGCAGCACCTTCCGTTAGCTCGGGCGCATTGGCGCCCGACGCCCCTCCAGCCGGATCGTGGCCCCTCCCCGGACGCAACGCGCAAGGTTGGCGATACAGTCCGCTCGCACAAATCACAGCCGACAACGTCAAGAATCTCAAGGTCGCGTGGACGTTCTCCACGGGAACGGCGCGCGGATTCGAAGGACAACCGCTCGTCGTCGACAGCACGATGTATGTGGTGTCGCCGTACCCGAACCACGTGTTTGCGCTGGATCTGACCAGGACCGGCGGACCGGTGAAGTGGGACTACCTGCCGACGACCGCACCCGCGTCACAGGGCGAGGCGTGTTGCGACGTCGTCAATCGCGGCATGTCGTTCGCGGACGGCAAGGTCGTCTTCAATCGCCTGGACAATCACACCGTCGCACTCGATGCGAAGACGGGGAAGGTCGTCTGGGACACCAAGCTCGACTCGCTTCAGGAAGGATCGACGATGACGATGGCGCCGCTCATCGCGGGCAACGTCGTGCTCGTCGGCAACAGCGGCGCCGAGTTAGGCGTGCACGGTTGGGCCGCCGGCCTCGACCTGGGCTCCGGCAAGATTCTCTGGCGCGCGTATTCCACGGGCCCCGACAGCGAAGTGAAAATCGGGCCCGATTTCAAACCGTACTATCCGCAGTACAAAGGAAAGGACCTCGGCGTCTCCACGTGGCCGCCCGATCAATGGAAGTTAGGCGGCGGCACGGTGTGGGGATGGATGACCTACGACCCCG encodes the following:
- a CDS encoding divalent metal cation transporter, which encodes MTRAADARVRKQRGFAGWVRELGPGLITGAADDDPSGIATYSQAGATFGYGLLWTAILCMPLMAAVQTMCARVGVVAERGLASVLRTHYSRWLLWLVCLLLFAGNTINIAADLGGMGASAALLTGVSAMWFVPLFTVLILALLVFASYTRMTQIFKWLTVVLFAYVAAAFFARPHWSAVAAGTFLPRFALDHDYLLMIVAILGTTISPYLFFWQAAQNAEQEEHASPNVGRRRPRWAVHRSLEGATRDVRAGMFVSQAIMYFIILTTGATLHATHPVINTASEAAAALRPFAGSGAAVLFAAGIVGTGLLGVPVLAGSAAYALGEAALWRTGMDETPRSAGPFYAVMAAAMLLGMVLAFARLNAMRLLVWSAVVNGLLAPPLVIVILMICNNRAVMREHRNGWGLNALGGLVAVLMSAAAVALIASWISG
- a CDS encoding lmo0937 family membrane protein, with translation MLWTLIVILFILWILGFGVFHVAGGLIHLLLVIAVILLIVRLATGRRPVV